In Pirellulales bacterium, one DNA window encodes the following:
- a CDS encoding PLP-dependent aspartate aminotransferase family protein yields the protein MKVATETAAAREPGLSTVAVHAGEARQKPGDAMTDPIFVTATYTFADTKSIVDFIEQKQPREEYGRYGNPSEKVVERKLAAIEGGELALLYSSGMAALVGLLMAKLNAGDEIIFFDECYHRSREFCLKHLARFGVKTLQVRTGDYDAMAAAITPQTRLLVSESPTNPHLSVVDVERFAELGRRHGVETLIDATLATPYNLRPLAAGVDYVLHSATKYLGGHNDLLAGAIIGSAEKLEDVRKLRGIMGAVNSPHNIYLLERGLKTFELRMLRHNENGLAVARFLAEHPRVERVYYPGLPSHPDHEVAVRTMRGFGGLVTFEVRDADWRATAAVVDAVRIPRIGPSLGGVESLIEQPLVMSYFECTPEQRRQYGISDNMIRLALGIENAEDLVADLAQALDRS from the coding sequence ATGAAAGTAGCCACCGAAACCGCCGCGGCCCGCGAGCCCGGCTTGTCGACCGTCGCCGTGCATGCCGGCGAAGCACGGCAAAAGCCCGGCGACGCGATGACGGACCCGATCTTCGTCACGGCGACGTACACCTTCGCCGATACGAAATCGATCGTCGATTTCATCGAGCAGAAGCAGCCGCGCGAAGAATACGGCCGCTACGGCAACCCCAGCGAAAAAGTCGTCGAACGCAAGCTCGCCGCGATCGAAGGCGGCGAGCTCGCACTGCTCTATTCGAGTGGCATGGCGGCCCTGGTCGGCCTGTTGATGGCCAAGTTGAACGCCGGCGACGAAATCATCTTTTTTGACGAATGTTATCACCGCAGCCGCGAGTTCTGCCTCAAGCACCTGGCGCGCTTCGGCGTGAAGACCCTTCAGGTGCGCACGGGCGATTACGACGCGATGGCGGCCGCGATCACGCCGCAGACCCGGCTGCTCGTCAGCGAATCGCCCACGAATCCGCACCTGAGCGTCGTCGACGTCGAGCGGTTTGCCGAACTGGGCCGGCGCCACGGCGTCGAGACACTGATCGACGCCACACTGGCGACGCCGTACAACCTGCGCCCGCTGGCGGCCGGCGTGGACTACGTCCTGCACTCGGCCACGAAGTACCTCGGCGGACACAACGACCTGCTGGCCGGGGCCATCATCGGCAGCGCCGAAAAGCTCGAAGACGTGCGGAAGTTGCGCGGCATCATGGGCGCCGTCAATTCGCCGCACAACATCTACCTGCTCGAACGTGGGTTGAAGACGTTCGAGCTGCGGATGCTGCGCCACAACGAAAACGGCCTGGCCGTGGCTCGCTTCTTGGCCGAACATCCGCGTGTCGAGCGCGTCTACTACCCAGGGCTGCCGTCGCATCCCGATCATGAAGTGGCGGTCCGCACCATGCGCGGCTTCGGCGGGCTTGTGACCTTCGAGGTCCGCGACGCCGATTGGCGCGCGACGGCCGCGGTGGTCGACGCCGTGCGAATTCCGCGGATTGGCCCCAGCCTGGGCGGCGTCGAATCGCTGATCGAACAGCCGCTCGTGATGAGCTATTTCGAGTGCACGCCCGAACAGCGCCGCCAGTACGGCATCTCCGACAACATGATCCGCCTGGCTTTGGGCATCGAGAACGCCGAGGATCTCGTGGCCGACCTGGCACAGGCTCTCGATCGCAGCTAG
- a CDS encoding PLP-dependent aspartate aminotransferase family protein yields the protein MQFRTRAIHVGQSRDPATGAVVPPVYLATTYVQHAAGEWREFDYARSGNPTRKAFETTLADLEGGVGGLAMASGMAATHAVTMLLERGDHIVAASDIYGGTYRLLHKIVNRAGIDVTLAPATDLDALRRAFTPRTKLLWVETPGNPLLSICDLAACADIAHRAGAILAADNTFASPALTRPLESGADIVMHSATKYIGGHSDVLGGALVVRDPQLYDRLYFIQNATGAVLSPLDSYLMSRGLKTLELRMREHCRSAGRIAEHLAAHPLVRRVYYPGLASHPGHELAARQMHGGFGAMLSFEVAGDFAAAKRVCESTRLFQLAVSLGAVESLIEQPAAMSHASYDPADRLAHGIRDELVRLSIGLEAPEDLIADLDQALAQIR from the coding sequence ATGCAATTCCGTACCCGCGCGATCCACGTCGGCCAGTCTCGCGATCCCGCGACAGGCGCGGTCGTGCCGCCGGTCTATCTGGCGACGACGTACGTGCAGCACGCGGCCGGAGAGTGGCGCGAATTCGACTATGCCCGTAGCGGTAATCCCACGCGCAAGGCCTTCGAAACGACGCTCGCCGATCTCGAAGGCGGCGTCGGAGGGCTGGCGATGGCCTCCGGCATGGCCGCGACGCACGCCGTGACGATGTTGCTGGAGCGCGGCGATCACATCGTGGCCGCCAGCGACATCTACGGCGGTACCTATCGGCTGCTGCACAAGATCGTCAACCGTGCCGGGATCGACGTCACGCTCGCCCCGGCCACCGATCTTGACGCGCTGCGCCGGGCATTTACGCCGCGGACCAAGTTGTTATGGGTGGAAACGCCCGGCAACCCACTTCTGTCGATCTGCGATCTCGCGGCCTGTGCCGACATCGCGCACCGCGCGGGGGCGATCTTGGCCGCCGACAACACGTTCGCGTCACCGGCCCTGACGCGCCCGCTCGAATCGGGTGCCGACATCGTGATGCACTCGGCCACGAAATATATCGGTGGTCATAGCGACGTGCTGGGCGGCGCTTTGGTCGTGCGCGATCCACAACTCTACGACCGCCTGTACTTCATCCAGAACGCGACCGGGGCGGTACTGTCGCCGCTCGACAGCTACCTGATGTCGCGCGGTTTGAAGACGCTCGAGCTGCGGATGCGTGAGCATTGCCGCTCGGCCGGGCGAATCGCCGAACACCTGGCGGCTCACCCGCTCGTTCGCCGCGTTTACTACCCGGGCCTAGCCAGCCATCCAGGACACGAGCTGGCTGCTCGGCAGATGCATGGCGGATTCGGCGCCATGCTTTCGTTCGAAGTGGCCGGCGATTTTGCCGCCGCCAAGCGCGTCTGTGAATCAACCCGACTGTTCCAGCTAGCGGTGAGCCTGGGAGCGGTCGAATCGCTGATCGAACAGCCGGCGGCGATGTCGCATGCCAGCTATGACCCCGCCGACCGCCTGGCCCACGGCATTCGCGACGAGCTGGTGCGGCTAAGCATCGGCCTCGAAGCCCCTGAAGATCTGATCGCCGATCTCGACCAGGCGCTCGCCCAGATTCGCTAG